In Rutidosis leptorrhynchoides isolate AG116_Rl617_1_P2 chromosome 2, CSIRO_AGI_Rlap_v1, whole genome shotgun sequence, one genomic interval encodes:
- the LOC139892351 gene encoding uncharacterized protein, with translation MDDSSAILCQLSALKDMLDQVNEEIEANIQITREIESEIVKCCEFERDLATRESELMKTVYMLQFEIEGLMAINSESKMRREGLQKELSCMKMKRDEIHERMNNKREAFSTLCLDFQKKNDEKGNGNLWKLLEEKEYLENEVQLLKRKISSLQNSTSEFFEEILEGINAHNSNLVVEIDRGNSENDKLVKDINELKATLLAAMSP, from the exons atggacGATTCCAGTGCGATTCTGTGTCAGTTGTCTGCACTCAAGGACATGCTTGATCAG GTGAACGAAGAAATAGAGGCGAATATTCAAATTACGAGAGAGATTGAATCAGAAATTGTTAAGTGCTGTGAATTTGAGCGAGATTTGGCTACGCGAGAATCAGAATTGATGAAGACTGTGTACATGCTTCAGTTTGAAATTGAAGGACTCATGGCCATAAATT CCGAATCAAAAATGAGAAGGGAAGGCCTACAGAAGGAGTTGTCTTGTATGAAAATGAAACGAGATGAGATACATGAAAGAATGAACAACAAGAG GGAAGCGTTTAGTACATTGTGTCTGGATTTTCAAAAGAAGAATGATGAGAAAGGAAACGGTAATCTATGGAAGTTGTTGGAAGAGAAGGAGTACCTTGAAAATGAAGTTCAACTTTTGAAGAGAAAAATTAGCTCACTGCAAAATTCAACGTCGGAGTTTTTTGAAGAGATTCTTGAAGGAATTAATGCCCATAATTCAA ATTTGGTTGTAGAGATAGATCGTGGTAACTCTGAAAATGACAAATTGGTCAAAGATATAAATGAACTGAAGGCCACTCTGCTGGCAGCAATGTCACCATGA